From Heliomicrobium modesticaldum Ice1, a single genomic window includes:
- a CDS encoding adenosylhomocysteinase, producing the protein MIRDINLAPQGQLKIDWVDQHMPILNQVKRDFAQRKPLAGKRAVICLHLEAKTAYLALTVKAAGAEVAVCGSNPLSTQDDVVAALVKNGVTAYAWHGATDKEYKMHLNKALDFQPDILIDDGGDLVATLHAERLEQAKGIIGGAEETTTGILRLKALAREGKLTFPMIAVNDAQMKYLFDNRYGTGQSVWDGILRTTNLTVCGKVVVVAGYGWCGKGVAARAKGLNARVVVTEIDPIKANEALMDGFEVMPMVEAAKLGDIFVTVTGNRDIIRREHLEVIKDKAILSNAGHFDVEVNKEDLRAMATSVRIARKNIEEYTFPDGRKVYLLGEGRLVNLACADGHPAEVMDLTFALQALSLDYLVANRDKLEPGVFSVPDSIDRKVAEFRLKALGVSLDELTEKQAKYLASWAE; encoded by the coding sequence ATGATTCGCGACATCAACCTTGCCCCCCAGGGTCAGCTGAAAATCGACTGGGTCGACCAGCACATGCCCATCCTGAACCAGGTCAAGAGAGACTTTGCGCAGCGCAAGCCCCTAGCCGGTAAACGGGCCGTCATCTGCCTGCACCTGGAAGCGAAAACAGCCTACCTGGCTTTGACCGTCAAAGCCGCCGGTGCCGAGGTGGCTGTTTGCGGTTCCAACCCACTCTCCACCCAAGACGACGTGGTTGCCGCCTTGGTCAAAAACGGGGTGACCGCCTACGCCTGGCACGGCGCCACTGACAAAGAATACAAGATGCACCTGAATAAAGCCCTCGATTTCCAGCCCGACATCCTCATCGATGACGGCGGCGACCTGGTGGCCACCCTCCATGCGGAACGGCTGGAGCAAGCCAAAGGGATCATCGGCGGCGCCGAGGAAACGACGACAGGCATCTTGCGTCTTAAAGCGCTCGCCCGGGAAGGCAAACTCACCTTCCCCATGATAGCCGTCAACGACGCCCAGATGAAGTACCTCTTCGACAACCGCTATGGCACCGGCCAGTCTGTCTGGGACGGCATCCTGCGCACAACCAACCTGACCGTCTGCGGCAAGGTGGTCGTTGTCGCCGGCTATGGCTGGTGCGGCAAAGGGGTAGCCGCCCGGGCCAAAGGCTTGAACGCTCGTGTTGTTGTCACCGAGATCGATCCAATTAAAGCTAACGAAGCGCTTATGGACGGTTTTGAAGTCATGCCCATGGTCGAAGCCGCCAAACTGGGAGACATCTTTGTCACCGTCACCGGCAATCGCGATATCATCCGCCGGGAGCACCTTGAGGTGATCAAGGACAAGGCCATCCTCAGCAACGCCGGACACTTCGATGTAGAAGTGAACAAGGAAGATCTGCGGGCCATGGCCACGAGCGTCCGCATCGCCCGCAAGAACATCGAAGAATACACCTTCCCCGATGGTCGCAAGGTCTACCTGCTCGGCGAAGGCCGCCTCGTCAACCTGGCCTGTGCCGATGGTCACCCTGCCGAGGTGATGGACCTGACCTTCGCTTTGCAGGCCTTGTCTCTCGATTACCTCGTCGCTAACCGCGACAAGCTGGAACCGGGCGTCTTCTCCGTGCCCGATTCGATCGACCGCAAGGTAGCCGAGTTCCGTTTGAAAGCTCTCGGCGTTTCCCTCGACGAATTGACGGAAAAACAGGCCAAGTACCTGGCCAGTTGGGCAGAATAG
- a CDS encoding HAD family hydrolase, translated as MLVFFDVDGTLTAGSNVWEVIYRRLGLWESAGIPIQEAFLKGEIDYQEFAAQDAAFFAGTPVEALEQWISEIPLRPDATEALESLQKNGCRIILLSTGLTALTDHLAKRFGAFARMANELEVVDGKLTGRVFVHVSADDIHKDKGAWVRRFCKKHRVSMEKTAAIGDSSGDIPMFRQAELPILFKATDSLIDEEPVLQAIPGILQVSTLLEAAQAIIDFVQPNRYWLEWRSNAR; from the coding sequence ATGCTCGTTTTCTTCGATGTGGACGGCACCCTCACAGCAGGATCCAACGTGTGGGAGGTTATCTACCGGCGCCTCGGCTTGTGGGAGTCTGCCGGGATCCCGATTCAGGAGGCCTTCCTGAAGGGGGAGATCGACTACCAGGAATTCGCCGCCCAAGACGCCGCCTTTTTTGCCGGTACCCCTGTTGAAGCGCTCGAACAGTGGATCTCGGAAATCCCCCTCCGACCGGATGCTACGGAAGCCCTTGAAAGTTTGCAAAAGAACGGTTGTCGAATCATCCTCCTGTCGACCGGTTTGACCGCCTTGACGGACCATCTGGCGAAGCGCTTTGGCGCCTTCGCCAGAATGGCCAACGAGTTAGAGGTGGTCGATGGCAAGTTGACGGGACGCGTCTTCGTCCACGTGTCTGCCGATGATATCCACAAGGACAAGGGAGCCTGGGTCCGCCGTTTCTGTAAAAAACACCGAGTAAGTATGGAAAAGACAGCGGCTATCGGCGATTCCTCCGGCGATATCCCCATGTTCCGCCAGGCAGAACTGCCGATTCTGTTCAAGGCAACCGATTCCTTGATCGACGAAGAACCTGTCCTCCAGGCCATCCCCGGCATTCTTCAAGTATCTACATTGCTTGAGGCTGCTCAAGCGATTATCGATTTTGTCCAGCCAAACCGATACTGGCTGGAATGGAGGAGCAATGCCCGCTGA
- a CDS encoding DUF3343 domain-containing protein, with translation MEEQCPLSESYGDPKTLWRHKDYPLITFLSPQEAMAAEDRLKAETICCLVVPTPRELGEGCGLSIRIFPGDVERCRSVLGKGSIKAQFFTWNGQTAHWREIFEAPFAGAEKMLE, from the coding sequence ATGGAGGAGCAATGCCCGCTGAGCGAATCATATGGTGATCCGAAAACCCTCTGGCGTCATAAAGACTATCCCCTGATCACCTTTCTCTCCCCCCAGGAAGCCATGGCCGCCGAAGACAGGCTGAAAGCAGAGACAATCTGTTGCCTCGTCGTTCCGACGCCACGCGAACTGGGGGAGGGATGCGGTCTCTCCATCCGAATCTTTCCCGGTGATGTGGAACGTTGCCGAAGTGTTTTGGGAAAGGGGAGTATCAAGGCGCAATTTTTTACCTGGAATGGACAAACTGCTCACTGGCGCGAAATATTCGAAGCACCTTTTGCCGGGGCAGAAAAAATGTTAGAATGA
- the pssA gene encoding CDP-diacylglycerol--serine O-phosphatidyltransferase, which yields MNHKAAIPNAFTLTNLLLGILSIIYTMDQNYSMSAIMILLAAILDGMDGRVARKLEVSSAFGKELDSLSDLVSFGVAPAILIYAAHLEVPYQYFGLAIAIIFALCGAIRLARFNILNITTHFLGIPITVAGPLMAIFSLAGNRLPTLFFPVAMLLLAGLMVSNLKVPKL from the coding sequence ATGAATCATAAGGCGGCCATTCCCAATGCCTTCACACTCACCAACCTATTATTGGGAATACTTTCCATCATTTATACTATGGATCAAAACTACAGCATGTCCGCCATCATGATTCTGCTTGCCGCCATCCTAGATGGGATGGATGGTCGGGTGGCCCGGAAGCTCGAAGTATCGTCGGCATTTGGGAAAGAGTTGGATTCCCTTTCCGACCTGGTTTCCTTCGGGGTGGCTCCGGCGATCCTCATCTATGCGGCGCACCTTGAGGTGCCCTACCAGTATTTCGGCCTGGCTATCGCCATCATCTTTGCGCTTTGTGGTGCCATCCGCTTGGCCCGGTTCAACATCCTCAACATTACAACCCACTTCCTGGGTATCCCTATAACCGTCGCTGGTCCCTTGATGGCAATTTTTTCTCTTGCCGGAAACCGCCTTCCCACGCTTTTTTTCCCTGTTGCCATGCTGCTCCTGGCGGGATTGATGGTGTCCAACCTGAAAGTACCCAAGCTCTAA
- a CDS encoding glycerol-3-phosphate acyltransferase: MFTVLTLFICAYLLGALSLPYWIGRIKGNLAAADYGPGSIGPAKLLRLTGPESMVAALLAELAKGWLIGWLTVFFQVGEMPRWMTALFLLVGYAWSPVIGGRGGNVWIPFTGFLLHLAPSLGQISLAVALSALLLTRSPNFAAFSALWIVLIVAWMKGFPASALTVMAVAAAIVAFQFWLVRCHRQRESTI; the protein is encoded by the coding sequence GTGTTTACAGTCTTGACGCTTTTTATCTGCGCCTACCTGCTCGGCGCCCTTTCGCTGCCCTACTGGATCGGCCGAATCAAGGGCAATTTGGCTGCCGCTGATTACGGTCCCGGCTCGATCGGCCCCGCCAAACTGCTGCGCCTGACGGGACCAGAGAGCATGGTCGCCGCCCTCTTGGCTGAACTCGCAAAAGGCTGGCTGATCGGCTGGTTGACTGTTTTTTTTCAGGTCGGAGAAATGCCCCGGTGGATGACCGCCTTGTTCTTATTGGTGGGATATGCTTGGTCGCCGGTGATCGGCGGGCGAGGGGGGAACGTCTGGATTCCATTTACAGGTTTTTTGCTCCACCTCGCGCCTTCGTTGGGCCAAATTTCGCTCGCCGTCGCCTTATCAGCGCTGCTGCTGACACGCTCACCTAATTTTGCTGCCTTTTCGGCGCTGTGGATCGTACTCATTGTGGCCTGGATGAAGGGCTTTCCTGCTTCTGCATTGACTGTAATGGCCGTCGCGGCCGCCATCGTAGCCTTTCAATTTTGGTTGGTCCGCTGTCACCGACAAAGGGAATCGACAATATAA
- a CDS encoding TIGR04086 family membrane protein — MAEQNEPATLSATPVLVGTGYALAASLGVSVLLVLFFFYTSLSERYIMPVVHSAYGLCALGAGWVASRKAGAKGLIYGLLAGLSFFAFTVVVGYFVPAPAFPMTAWWKKMLYALAGGSAGGIAGIAWRE, encoded by the coding sequence ATGGCAGAACAAAATGAGCCGGCAACCCTGTCGGCGACCCCCGTTTTGGTCGGAACGGGTTACGCCTTGGCAGCGTCGTTGGGTGTTTCCGTGCTGCTTGTCCTTTTTTTCTTCTATACCAGCTTGTCCGAACGATACATCATGCCAGTTGTCCATAGCGCCTACGGACTCTGTGCATTGGGAGCCGGCTGGGTGGCTTCCCGGAAAGCCGGCGCCAAGGGATTGATTTACGGTTTGCTGGCGGGGTTGAGCTTTTTTGCCTTCACCGTTGTCGTCGGATATTTCGTGCCGGCCCCGGCCTTCCCGATGACAGCATGGTGGAAAAAAATGCTCTACGCTCTGGCCGGCGGTTCCGCCGGCGGCATCGCCGGGATCGCCTGGAGAGAATGA
- a CDS encoding SIMPL domain-containing protein — MQDTGGLIATKNRSTANKVALIFFSIIVLTAFYLSTHRVPAPPLDSAIAVDPRDVHIKVTGTSDLPAELWRLTVAVQQGGRTSNEAVQAMRRSVEKLLDSMTDAGLSPDNINCVDQKLTPQWSVAGTKSPQGYIAASTIEVNGIPAEQREAILSTALANGANQIIKTEPLAVGNADVQKLAVKAALDDAHRKAKAIAAGMGRDLGDVVSIDQAEIDGHLQLTVLYRLKF; from the coding sequence TTGCAAGACACAGGAGGACTGATCGCCACGAAGAACCGTTCGACCGCCAATAAAGTCGCCCTTATATTTTTCTCCATCATCGTGCTGACCGCTTTTTACCTATCTACCCATCGCGTACCTGCGCCACCGCTCGATTCGGCCATCGCTGTCGATCCTCGCGATGTCCATATCAAGGTGACGGGAACATCCGATCTGCCGGCAGAACTCTGGCGGCTGACCGTGGCTGTCCAACAAGGAGGACGCACGTCAAACGAGGCAGTGCAAGCCATGCGCCGTTCCGTCGAAAAACTGCTCGACAGCATGACCGATGCCGGCCTTTCCCCTGACAACATCAACTGCGTCGATCAGAAGTTGACGCCGCAGTGGTCAGTCGCCGGCACCAAATCGCCCCAGGGCTATATTGCCGCATCCACCATTGAAGTCAACGGCATTCCCGCAGAACAGCGGGAAGCGATCTTGTCTACTGCGCTGGCCAACGGCGCCAATCAGATCATCAAGACGGAGCCACTGGCCGTTGGCAATGCTGATGTGCAAAAACTGGCCGTCAAAGCCGCTCTTGATGACGCCCACCGAAAAGCAAAAGCCATCGCCGCCGGCATGGGTCGGGATTTAGGGGACGTCGTTTCCATCGACCAGGCGGAAATAGATGGTCATTTACAATTGACAGTGCTTTACCGGCTGAAGTTTTGA
- a CDS encoding Fur family transcriptional regulator translates to MDRFQDLCERLHQKEYKLTPQRKIILRALLNGDDAHLSAEDLYGIVKQQNPEIGLATVYRTLELLAEIDVLQKIDFGDGRLRYELASEEAHHHHHLICTRCGKVLEFEDDLLDSLEQAIQCRNQFRILDHQLKFFGVCKECQIE, encoded by the coding sequence TTGGACCGCTTCCAGGATTTGTGCGAACGGCTCCATCAGAAAGAATACAAGCTGACACCCCAGCGCAAGATCATCCTGCGCGCGCTGTTGAACGGCGATGATGCCCATTTGAGCGCTGAAGACCTCTACGGCATCGTAAAGCAGCAGAACCCGGAGATCGGTTTAGCTACTGTCTACCGGACCTTGGAACTGCTTGCCGAGATCGACGTCCTCCAGAAGATAGACTTCGGCGATGGACGCCTTCGCTATGAACTGGCCAGCGAGGAAGCCCACCATCACCATCACCTGATCTGCACCCGTTGCGGCAAGGTGCTGGAATTTGAAGATGACCTGCTTGATTCTCTTGAACAGGCCATCCAGTGCCGCAACCAGTTTCGCATCCTCGATCATCAGTTGAAGTTCTTCGGCGTCTGCAAAGAGTGTCAAATCGAGTAG
- the ltrA gene encoding group II intron reverse transcriptase/maturase, protein MMEGEATMRSRDAQRQPNIPKGNCQREEAVNPQGTGGVPSALPAQEAKQPREETYDLMEKVVERGNMTEAYKRVMANKGAAGIDGMGLESLRPYLKEEWSRIKQELLEGTYRPQPVRRVEIPKPQGGTRKLGIPTVVDRLIQQALNQILMPIFDPDFSTNSYGFRPGKSAHQAVKKAKEYIADGYRWVVDMDLAQFFDRVNHDILMARVARKVKDKRILKLIREYLKAGVMLNGIRVKSEEGTPQGGPLSPLLANIILDDLDKALESRGHRFCRYADDCNVYVRSRRAGQRVMEGMAKFLEGRLKLQVNWEKSAVDRPWNRKFLGFSFTWHKAAKIRLAPQTVKRVKEKIRQFTGRNRSIAMEDRLVTLNQYLKGWMGYFRLIDTPSVLKELDEWLRRRLRMCLLKQWKRPKTRRRNLVALGIPEEWACNISGSRKGYWRLSLTPQMNKALGLAYWREQGLVSLVETYQSHRQPA, encoded by the coding sequence ATGATGGAAGGGGAAGCGACGATGCGTTCGCGTGACGCGCAGAGACAGCCGAATATCCCGAAAGGGAACTGCCAACGGGAGGAAGCGGTGAATCCGCAGGGGACCGGTGGAGTGCCGAGCGCGTTACCGGCACAAGAAGCGAAGCAACCCCGCGAAGAGACGTATGACCTGATGGAGAAAGTCGTCGAACGAGGGAACATGACGGAAGCGTATAAGCGAGTCATGGCCAACAAAGGCGCGGCCGGAATCGACGGTATGGGGCTAGAATCCCTGCGCCCGTACCTAAAAGAGGAATGGTCGCGCATTAAACAGGAATTGTTGGAGGGGACCTATCGACCGCAACCGGTCCGGCGGGTTGAAATTCCCAAACCCCAAGGCGGAACACGGAAGCTGGGCATTCCCACTGTCGTCGATCGACTGATCCAACAGGCCCTGAACCAGATCCTGATGCCGATCTTCGACCCTGACTTTTCCACGAACAGCTACGGATTTCGTCCGGGAAAGAGTGCGCACCAAGCGGTGAAGAAAGCGAAGGAATACATCGCCGACGGCTACCGATGGGTGGTTGACATGGACCTGGCCCAGTTCTTTGATCGCGTCAATCACGACATTCTCATGGCGCGCGTAGCGCGCAAGGTGAAGGACAAACGAATCTTGAAGTTGATCCGAGAATACCTCAAGGCCGGGGTCATGCTCAACGGGATTCGTGTGAAGAGCGAGGAAGGAACACCCCAGGGAGGTCCACTCAGCCCTTTGCTGGCGAACATCATCCTGGATGATTTGGATAAGGCACTGGAAAGCCGGGGACATCGCTTCTGCCGGTACGCCGACGACTGTAACGTCTACGTCCGCAGTCGACGGGCAGGGCAACGAGTGATGGAGGGTATGGCAAAGTTTCTGGAGGGGCGGTTAAAACTGCAGGTCAACTGGGAGAAAAGCGCAGTCGACCGACCCTGGAACCGAAAGTTTCTGGGGTTTTCATTTACGTGGCATAAGGCAGCAAAGATTCGGCTCGCCCCCCAAACGGTGAAACGGGTGAAAGAGAAGATCCGCCAGTTCACTGGGCGGAACCGAAGCATTGCGATGGAGGACCGACTGGTCACCCTCAACCAATACCTGAAAGGCTGGATGGGCTACTTTCGACTCATTGACACGCCAAGCGTACTTAAAGAGTTGGATGAGTGGCTTCGCCGACGACTGCGGATGTGCCTGCTCAAGCAATGGAAGCGCCCGAAGACACGAAGACGAAACTTAGTGGCGTTGGGGATCCCGGAGGAATGGGCATGCAACATCAGCGGCTCACGAAAAGGATATTGGCGTCTGTCCTTGACCCCGCAAATGAATAAAGCCCTTGGCCTCGCCTACTGGCGGGAACAGGGCTTAGTCAGTTTAGTCGAAACATACCAATCTCATCGTCAACCAGCATGA
- a CDS encoding DUF366 family protein gives MLKTYYHPEPMTYDGTQLRSLWTYRHFHIMGDSIVTFRGPCKVSLDKMVDLEDVLVGDSIYSAEMLHFIIEHFDMDLEKTVYRQRLFMAMIKEDLEEVCGGALIRRGDDLYWREKKLSVSIATLSPVSTLIHVGLNLRTEGTPVPTASLEQIGEKDPEGFARRLMNQYAAEVADIYLARCKVRGVE, from the coding sequence GTGCTGAAGACATACTATCATCCAGAACCGATGACCTACGATGGAACACAACTGCGCTCCCTATGGACATACCGTCATTTTCACATCATGGGGGACAGCATCGTCACCTTCCGAGGGCCCTGTAAAGTCAGCCTAGACAAGATGGTCGATCTGGAAGATGTTCTCGTCGGTGACAGCATCTACAGCGCCGAGATGCTGCATTTTATCATCGAACATTTCGATATGGACCTCGAGAAGACGGTCTACCGACAACGACTCTTCATGGCCATGATCAAAGAGGATCTGGAAGAGGTCTGTGGCGGCGCCCTGATTCGTCGCGGAGACGACCTCTACTGGCGGGAAAAGAAACTCTCCGTCTCTATCGCTACCTTGTCACCGGTGTCCACCCTGATCCATGTGGGGTTGAACCTGCGGACAGAGGGGACGCCAGTGCCGACAGCTTCGTTGGAGCAGATCGGAGAAAAGGACCCTGAGGGATTTGCTCGCCGTCTGATGAATCAATACGCCGCGGAAGTGGCTGATATCTATCTCGCCCGCTGCAAAGTTCGAGGAGTTGAATAA
- a CDS encoding 7-carboxy-7-deazaguanine synthase QueE, which produces MPTADLVEIMVSAQGEGPWIGCRQVFLRFFGCNLSCSYCDTPGSRGPRPSACRIEKEPGSSLFDLWENPVTVDRVAEYLCHTVPIHSVSLTGGEPLLHVEFIQQLIPLLGAQRPDLYLETNGTLPEQLALIVDDLDYVSMDLKTPLDNHWDLHRLFLRIASRKKGYVKIVITPTTALDVVQRAAAIIEEEAPHFPLVLQPVTGKTGLPLTVPGHLLNLQGAALAIHRDVRIIPQVHPILGIL; this is translated from the coding sequence TTGCCTACGGCCGATCTCGTCGAAATCATGGTTTCTGCTCAGGGGGAGGGACCCTGGATCGGTTGCCGGCAGGTCTTCTTACGCTTTTTCGGCTGCAACCTCTCTTGTTCCTACTGTGACACCCCGGGTAGCCGGGGGCCGCGTCCATCGGCCTGCCGAATCGAAAAGGAACCCGGCAGCAGCCTCTTTGATCTTTGGGAAAATCCAGTCACAGTGGATCGGGTCGCCGAATACCTCTGCCATACCGTTCCCATCCATTCGGTCAGCCTGACCGGAGGAGAACCATTGCTGCATGTCGAATTTATCCAACAGCTGATCCCATTGCTGGGAGCGCAGCGACCCGACCTGTACCTGGAAACAAACGGGACACTGCCTGAACAGTTAGCCCTCATCGTAGATGACCTGGACTATGTCAGCATGGACCTCAAGACGCCCTTGGACAACCACTGGGATCTGCATCGCCTTTTTTTACGTATCGCCTCCCGTAAAAAAGGTTATGTCAAAATCGTTATTACCCCGACTACGGCACTTGATGTGGTGCAGCGAGCGGCTGCGATCATTGAGGAAGAAGCCCCGCATTTTCCGCTGGTGTTGCAGCCTGTCACGGGAAAAACGGGACTGCCCCTGACCGTCCCTGGTCACCTGCTTAACCTGCAAGGAGCCGCCCTGGCCATCCATCGCGACGTCCGCATCATCCCCCAGGTCCATCCGATTTTGGGTATCTTATGA
- the folE gene encoding GTP cyclohydrolase I FolE, with protein sequence MDLMKIEQAVYMILEAIGEDPRREGLVDTPRRVARMYQEILGGLEEDPKRHLEVIFTEEHEEMVLVKDIPLYSVCEHHLLPFYGVAHVAYIPRSGMITGLSKLARLVEGFAKRPQLQERLTAQIADAIVEKLNPQGVLVVIEAEHMCMTMRGVKKPGSRTVTSAVRGIFRSRPATRSEAISLIRSSRNLP encoded by the coding sequence ATGGATTTGATGAAGATCGAACAGGCGGTCTATATGATCCTTGAGGCCATCGGCGAGGATCCCCGGCGGGAGGGTCTCGTAGATACGCCGCGCCGAGTCGCCCGCATGTACCAGGAGATCCTGGGCGGCCTGGAGGAGGATCCGAAACGCCATCTGGAAGTGATCTTTACAGAAGAGCATGAAGAGATGGTTTTAGTCAAAGACATTCCCTTATACTCTGTCTGTGAACACCATCTGCTGCCCTTCTACGGTGTCGCCCATGTGGCCTACATCCCCCGTTCCGGCATGATCACCGGTTTAAGCAAGTTGGCTCGCCTGGTGGAAGGGTTTGCCAAGCGTCCTCAGCTGCAGGAGCGCCTCACCGCGCAAATCGCTGACGCGATCGTAGAAAAGCTGAATCCCCAAGGTGTACTCGTCGTCATTGAAGCCGAACACATGTGCATGACCATGCGTGGCGTCAAGAAACCGGGATCACGGACGGTCACCTCGGCGGTGCGAGGGATTTTCCGAAGCCGCCCGGCGACGCGCAGTGAAGCCATTTCCCTGATTCGCAGTTCGCGGAACCTTCCTTAA
- a CDS encoding DUF4264 family protein — MAHRLFTYGTLMDRDTMEGLLEHKAGITRPAILTGYQTYPSAYGYPYILPVQEGKVEGVLWSDLSDEDLLRTDEYEGLLDENPMYFRKSITVDVDGQPVEAWVYIGIPEAFTDVSVDFEPLATKEIPDNVDIYTLVDFLNDTLKDDGLLFRVKKKGETMTISIYKV, encoded by the coding sequence ATGGCGCACAGGCTCTTTACATATGGCACGCTGATGGACCGCGACACCATGGAAGGCTTGCTGGAGCACAAGGCCGGCATCACCCGTCCGGCCATCCTGACCGGCTACCAGACCTACCCCTCTGCTTATGGCTACCCCTATATCTTACCGGTTCAGGAGGGAAAGGTGGAGGGGGTGCTCTGGAGCGATCTCAGCGATGAAGACCTGCTTCGCACCGACGAATACGAGGGTCTCCTCGATGAAAACCCCATGTATTTTCGAAAATCAATCACCGTGGATGTCGATGGCCAACCGGTAGAAGCCTGGGTCTACATTGGCATCCCGGAAGCTTTTACTGATGTTTCCGTCGATTTTGAACCGCTGGCGACGAAGGAGATTCCCGATAACGTCGACATATACACCCTGGTCGATTTCCTCAACGACACCTTGAAGGACGATGGTCTGCTCTTCAGGGTGAAAAAAAAGGGCGAGACGATGACCATTTCCATCTACAAGGTATAA
- the surE gene encoding 5'/3'-nucleotidase SurE produces the protein MRILLTNDDGIHAPGIHALWRIFDDWADIFVVAPDTERSATGHGITVHQPLRVEKLSFANPHCHGWAVNGTPADCVKLAMEELLAEPPHIVISGINRGPNLGTDVLYSGTVSAAMEGVIYGVPSIAVSVTGWHTADYTVAAETTRLLCEKLVARGLTPDTFLNVNVPDLPRERIAGIQVTKLGSRRYQNIFDKRTDPRGRTYYWMAGEVHDVDAGEGTDISAVNAGAISVTPIHFDLTNYSLIQEVSDWLGGGSSPFADRNKKDDVETKRKA, from the coding sequence TTGCGCATTCTGCTGACCAATGACGACGGGATCCATGCGCCGGGCATTCATGCCTTATGGCGCATCTTCGATGATTGGGCTGACATCTTCGTGGTCGCTCCCGATACGGAGCGGAGCGCCACTGGTCACGGCATCACCGTTCACCAACCCCTGCGTGTGGAAAAGCTGTCCTTTGCCAATCCTCATTGTCACGGTTGGGCCGTCAATGGCACACCGGCTGATTGTGTCAAACTGGCTATGGAGGAACTCCTGGCAGAACCGCCTCACATTGTTATCTCTGGCATCAACCGCGGCCCTAATCTGGGAACTGATGTGCTCTACTCTGGAACCGTTTCAGCTGCCATGGAAGGGGTCATCTACGGCGTCCCGTCAATCGCTGTTTCGGTCACCGGCTGGCACACAGCAGACTATACCGTCGCCGCCGAAACGACCCGCTTGCTCTGCGAAAAACTGGTGGCCCGGGGGCTGACGCCGGATACTTTTCTCAACGTGAATGTGCCTGATTTGCCCCGTGAACGCATTGCCGGCATCCAGGTGACAAAACTGGGAAGCCGTCGCTACCAGAACATCTTTGACAAGCGGACTGATCCGCGCGGCCGTACCTACTACTGGATGGCTGGAGAGGTTCATGACGTCGACGCCGGCGAAGGCACCGACATTAGCGCCGTCAACGCCGGCGCCATCTCGGTGACACCGATTCATTTCGATCTCACCAACTACTCCCTAATCCAAGAGGTATCAGATTGGCTCGGCGGGGGATCATCTCCCTTCGCAGATAGAAATAAAAAAGATGATGTCGAGACAAAAAGGAAGGCCTAG
- a CDS encoding small, acid-soluble spore protein, alpha/beta type, whose product MLDTRRRWFPLARFFPRGKIFPESVRDAFKYEIAEELGLTPKIHDGYWGALTTSDCGRVGGKIGGSMVKAMVRRAEALLVQDGKGPTS is encoded by the coding sequence ATACTAGATACACGGAGGAGGTGGTTCCCCCTGGCCCGGTTTTTTCCGCGAGGAAAGATTTTTCCCGAGTCTGTACGTGATGCTTTTAAGTACGAGATTGCCGAGGAATTGGGGCTGACGCCAAAAATCCACGACGGCTACTGGGGCGCTTTGACGACCAGCGATTGCGGCCGTGTGGGGGGCAAGATTGGGGGCAGCATGGTAAAGGCCATGGTCCGCCGGGCTGAGGCGTTGTTGGTCCAGGATGGCAAGGGGCCGACGTCGTAA